In Thalassotalea fonticola, a single genomic region encodes these proteins:
- a CDS encoding hybrid-cluster NAD(P)-dependent oxidoreductase translates to MTNTFQQAVNTQAWTNGRHDVVCVKVIDETIDVRTYCFASTKPVMHFFKPGQFVTLELEIDDVQVLRSYTISSSPSVPYSFSITVKRAPGGQVSNWLHDNLQQGDQIAVHGPVGIFNCIDISAEKVLLLSGGVGITPVMSMARWWFDTNGEVDMIFAHSARTPSDIIYRRELEYMDSRITNFNLNLICEKYDIGESWSGFTGFFDEHKLRIIAPDFMDRTVYCCGPTPYMTAVKKMLERLGFDMANYHEESFGAPPEEAKLDAEQQAENAAGVSIDDNDLLEVEFSKTGKIVKIKSGDTVHSAASKVGLHIPKACGMGICGTCKVKKTQGEVVMSHNGGITDEDVADGYILSCCSVPQGDVSVEY, encoded by the coding sequence ATGACAAATACCTTTCAGCAAGCCGTTAACACTCAAGCATGGACAAATGGTCGTCACGACGTCGTATGCGTCAAAGTGATTGACGAAACCATTGATGTACGCACTTATTGTTTTGCCAGTACTAAGCCAGTGATGCATTTTTTCAAACCAGGCCAATTCGTAACCCTAGAATTAGAGATCGATGACGTTCAGGTATTACGTAGTTACACTATTTCGTCATCGCCTTCGGTTCCTTACAGTTTTTCAATCACAGTAAAGCGTGCACCAGGAGGGCAAGTTTCAAATTGGCTGCACGACAACCTTCAACAAGGTGATCAAATTGCAGTACATGGCCCTGTAGGTATCTTCAACTGTATTGATATCAGTGCAGAAAAAGTTTTATTACTCTCTGGAGGAGTTGGTATTACACCGGTGATGTCAATGGCTCGTTGGTGGTTTGATACCAATGGTGAAGTCGATATGATCTTTGCCCACAGTGCCCGCACTCCTAGCGACATCATTTATCGTCGCGAACTTGAGTACATGGATTCCAGAATAACTAACTTCAATCTCAATTTAATTTGTGAGAAATATGACATTGGCGAAAGCTGGAGCGGTTTTACCGGTTTCTTCGATGAGCATAAGCTACGAATAATCGCACCAGACTTCATGGACCGCACAGTATATTGTTGTGGGCCAACGCCTTATATGACGGCAGTTAAAAAAATGCTCGAACGTCTCGGGTTTGACATGGCGAACTACCATGAAGAAAGTTTTGGTGCGCCACCAGAAGAAGCAAAACTTGACGCCGAACAGCAAGCCGAAAATGCCGCAGGAGTATCAATTGATGATAATGACCTACTCGAAGTTGAATTTAGCAAGACCGGTAAAATAGTCAAAATCAAATCAGGTGACACGGTTCATTCGGCCGCCTCAAAAGTTGGCCTGCACATCCCTAAAGCCTGCGGTATGGGCATATGTGGCACCTGTAAAGTTAAAAAAACTCAAGGTGAAGTAGTAATGTCACATAACGGTGGCATCACAGATGAAGATGTTGCTGATGGTTACATTTTAAGCTGTTGTAGTGTACCTCAGGGCGACGTTTCGGTTGAATATTAA
- a CDS encoding aromatic ring-hydroxylating oxygenase subunit alpha: MTCSHEQQNLLVTSESQSAKAVADTLERHPITFSLPQQFYTDADVFQVEMEQIFYKEWLFVGITGEIPDNGNFITLDIGDNPITVIRDQNGEVRAFHNTCRHRGSKICLVKQGKVPKLVCPYHQWTYELDGDLLFAGTEMGDDFDKNDYGLHKVNCRVAGGYIFVSLSDNPTNIDGFFDDLTHYLEPYDLDNCKVAVESTLIEDANWKLVIENNRECYHCNGNHPELLNTLLEWDDTEDPRASDEFKAQVAAKQAMWEEEGIPYKHVSHGHGLRNRIVRMPLLEGTVSMTIDGKAGCKKLMGRIKNPDLGSMRILHLPNSWNHAMADHLIAFQVLPLGPQKTQVTTKWLVHKDAVEGVDYDVEHLRRVWDATNEQDRTLAENNQKGINSKAYQPGPYSTTYEFGVVNFIDWFSDTMQKNINSSS, from the coding sequence ATGACATGTTCACATGAACAACAAAATTTACTGGTTACTTCAGAAAGTCAGTCGGCAAAGGCCGTTGCTGATACATTAGAAAGGCATCCAATAACTTTTTCTTTACCACAGCAGTTTTATACCGATGCAGATGTTTTTCAGGTAGAAATGGAACAAATTTTTTACAAGGAATGGTTGTTTGTCGGCATTACTGGGGAAATCCCGGACAATGGCAATTTTATTACTTTAGATATTGGTGATAATCCGATCACCGTGATAAGAGATCAAAATGGTGAAGTGCGCGCTTTTCATAATACCTGTCGCCACCGCGGCTCTAAAATTTGCTTAGTTAAACAAGGGAAAGTACCTAAGTTAGTATGTCCTTATCATCAATGGACTTACGAATTAGATGGCGATTTACTCTTTGCCGGTACAGAAATGGGCGATGATTTCGATAAGAATGATTATGGTCTGCATAAAGTTAATTGTCGCGTTGCTGGTGGTTATATTTTTGTTTCGCTAAGTGATAACCCAACTAATATTGATGGCTTCTTTGACGATTTAACTCATTACCTGGAACCTTATGATTTAGATAATTGTAAGGTCGCCGTCGAAAGTACCTTAATTGAAGATGCTAACTGGAAGTTAGTGATTGAGAATAACCGTGAATGTTACCATTGTAACGGTAACCACCCAGAATTATTGAATACTTTACTAGAGTGGGACGACACCGAAGATCCACGCGCAAGTGATGAATTTAAAGCACAAGTAGCGGCCAAACAAGCAATGTGGGAAGAAGAAGGCATTCCTTATAAGCATGTTTCTCATGGTCATGGCTTACGTAACCGTATAGTTCGAATGCCGTTACTCGAAGGAACCGTGTCGATGACGATTGATGGTAAAGCGGGTTGTAAAAAATTAATGGGCCGTATTAAAAACCCAGATCTGGGCTCAATGCGAATTTTACATCTACCAAATTCGTGGAATCACGCGATGGCAGATCATTTAATTGCTTTTCAGGTACTGCCGCTAGGACCGCAAAAAACACAAGTAACCACTAAGTGGTTAGTTCATAAAGACGCAGTGGAAGGTGTTGATTATGACGTAGAACACCTACGCCGAGTTTGGGACGCAACCAATGAACAAGATCGAACGTTAGCTGAAAACAACCAAAAAGGGATTAATTCTAAGGCTTATCAGCCAGGACCTTACTCAACCACTTATGAGTTCGGTGTGGTTAATTTCATCGATTGGTTTAGCGATACTATGCAAAAAAACATCAACTCTTCATCTTAA
- a CDS encoding BCCT family transporter, with product MVANHGLLKGMNPVSTLVSMAIIMLFVLAGVFFTEQSATVFNAISGWILAYLKWYYIGIVAIFLFFCIWLAFSRYGNLRLGDDDSTPEYSNFSWFAMLFSAGMGIGLVFWSIAEPIYHFQSNPFITEGLTAEAAQVAMRLTFFHWGLHPWAIYVIVGLSLSYFSYRKKLPLTIRSALYPLIGDKMYGPVGHAVDVLAVFGTVFGVATSLGLGVTQMNTGLNTMFGMDVSLGNQIMLIAVISAVATISVVSGVGKGVKILSEVNMWLTIGILVFLLCFGPTRYLLGSLLQNTGDYLGNVLSLSTWTDANDNSQWQSWWTAFYWGWWMAWAPFVGMFIARISKGRTIREFIVGVLLVPTMLGFVWLTLFGSTAIYLELFHQITNEAGEVVAAVGQAGIVDAVKADVTQALYVTLDKLDAGFIGTIAAFLATLLIATYFITSSDSGTLVVTTILSMGDSHPPTSHRVFWGLGEGAVAAILLMVGGLKALQTASITAALPFSFVMIIMMWGLIRSLKQEGVVPLVHRQSKLSST from the coding sequence ATGGTGGCGAATCATGGTCTGTTAAAAGGCATGAATCCAGTTTCAACACTTGTATCGATGGCAATTATCATGCTGTTTGTTTTGGCCGGTGTATTTTTTACCGAACAATCGGCAACGGTATTTAATGCGATATCAGGTTGGATCTTGGCTTATCTTAAATGGTATTACATTGGCATTGTCGCAATATTCTTATTTTTCTGTATCTGGCTGGCATTTAGTCGCTACGGTAACTTACGTTTAGGTGATGATGACTCAACACCTGAATATAGTAACTTTTCCTGGTTTGCAATGCTGTTTAGTGCCGGAATGGGGATAGGTTTAGTGTTTTGGTCTATTGCCGAACCTATTTACCACTTTCAAAGTAATCCGTTTATCACTGAGGGATTAACCGCGGAAGCGGCACAAGTTGCTATGCGTCTGACCTTTTTCCATTGGGGACTTCACCCATGGGCAATTTATGTAATTGTTGGTTTGTCGTTATCTTATTTTTCTTATCGAAAGAAGCTACCTTTGACCATCCGCTCTGCACTTTACCCGTTAATTGGCGATAAAATGTATGGACCTGTTGGTCATGCGGTTGATGTGCTTGCTGTATTTGGTACCGTATTTGGTGTAGCAACGTCGTTAGGTTTAGGGGTTACTCAAATGAACACCGGCCTTAATACCATGTTTGGTATGGACGTGTCTCTTGGTAATCAAATTATGCTTATTGCCGTTATTTCCGCTGTAGCAACAATCTCTGTAGTATCAGGTGTTGGTAAAGGTGTGAAAATTTTATCGGAAGTAAATATGTGGCTAACGATTGGTATTTTAGTGTTTTTACTTTGTTTTGGTCCTACTCGTTATTTACTTGGCAGCTTACTGCAAAATACCGGCGATTATTTAGGGAATGTATTATCTCTAAGTACATGGACTGATGCGAACGACAACAGTCAGTGGCAATCTTGGTGGACCGCATTTTATTGGGGCTGGTGGATGGCCTGGGCACCATTTGTAGGTATGTTTATTGCGCGTATTTCTAAAGGTCGCACTATTCGTGAGTTTATTGTTGGCGTATTGCTGGTACCAACCATGCTAGGTTTTGTTTGGTTAACTTTGTTCGGTAGCACTGCTATTTATCTAGAGTTGTTCCATCAAATTACCAATGAAGCGGGTGAGGTGGTTGCGGCTGTTGGACAAGCGGGCATTGTTGACGCAGTTAAGGCTGATGTAACCCAAGCCTTGTATGTGACGTTAGACAAGCTTGATGCTGGCTTTATCGGTACTATCGCGGCATTCCTGGCAACTCTGTTGATTGCCACATATTTCATTACCTCATCAGATTCTGGCACCTTAGTAGTCACTACGATTTTATCAATGGGTGATTCACACCCACCAACCAGTCATCGAGTATTCTGGGGCTTGGGTGAAGGTGCTGTTGCTGCCATATTATTAATGGTTGGCGGGTTAAAGGCTCTGCAAACAGCCTCAATTACCGCAGCACTACCATTCTCATTTGTGATGATAATTATGATGTGGGGTTTGATAAGGTCGCTGAAGCAGGAGGGGGTGGTCCCTTTGGTACATCGCCAATCTAAACTAAGTAGTACCTAA
- a CDS encoding GFA family protein, protein MTKKLTRRTLLAGGASLLGSALIAANVRAGVSPTKEETRDTSIKTRTASCNCGQLTVTHVGPDPERVSLCHCYLCQKQSGSAFSVQARFPREELTIQGKSSTWKFPGDKPVPYRTCADQGATYYFCPECASTVYYTADTDNSRIGIKIGTFADQSFPPPKITGFEEYHHPWVMNIKALGMKVLA, encoded by the coding sequence ATGACAAAAAAACTTACTCGACGAACTCTATTGGCTGGAGGGGCTTCTCTCTTAGGCTCGGCATTAATAGCTGCTAATGTTAGAGCAGGAGTTTCTCCTACTAAGGAAGAAACTCGTGATACTTCAATAAAAACGCGTACAGCTTCATGTAATTGTGGGCAGTTAACTGTAACGCATGTTGGTCCTGACCCTGAACGTGTTTCCTTATGTCATTGCTACTTATGTCAAAAACAATCAGGTAGTGCTTTTAGCGTGCAAGCGAGATTTCCCCGTGAAGAGTTAACAATTCAAGGTAAATCTTCTACATGGAAGTTTCCTGGAGATAAGCCAGTTCCATATCGAACTTGTGCCGATCAGGGCGCTACATACTATTTCTGCCCAGAATGCGCATCGACAGTTTACTACACGGCAGATACAGATAATTCTCGTATTGGAATCAAAATCGGCACTTTCGCAGATCAGAGCTTTCCACCACCAAAGATTACAGGTTTTGAAGAGTATCACCATCCTTGGGTCATGAATATTAAAGCTCTTGGCATGAAGGTTCTTGCCTGA
- a CDS encoding AbrB/MazE/SpoVT family DNA-binding domain-containing protein, which translates to MIELKIRAVGKGLGVELPQEVLNQLQTNKGENIFLENMFDGSYRLVKHDEEFVQQMTLVDGQMHEEDA; encoded by the coding sequence ATGATTGAACTTAAGATACGAGCTGTCGGCAAGGGCTTGGGAGTAGAACTACCACAAGAAGTGCTCAACCAGTTACAGACCAATAAAGGAGAAAACATCTTTCTAGAAAATATGTTTGACGGAAGCTATAGGCTGGTAAAACATGACGAAGAATTCGTACAACAAATGACACTGGTCGACGGCCAAATGCACGAGGAAGATGCCTAA
- a CDS encoding L-serine ammonia-lyase: MAHSIFDLFKIGVGPSSSHTVGPMVAGNRFVATLKQQDQLKHTTRVRIDLYGSLALTGRGHATDTACILGLMAETPNEVDPDNIQPYIEKVKDNNKLILAGERSIDFNMSDDLCFNFTKFLDQHANGMQICAYDEHKNTLLSRRYFSVGGGFVVDESELVQQENEQVCLPYSYDSARELLAICQQENKSIAEIMLTNEKKLGDADINNRILHIWRVMDSCIKRGINTPGTLPGSLKLKRRAHQMHQKLTDKNNTDNIDSLDWLNLFAMATNEENAAGGRVVTAPTNGAAGVIPAVLAWYLKFHSKDDDKAIIEFLATAAAIGLLYHRNASISAAEVGCQGEIGVACSMAAAGLAAVMGGTPLQVENAAEIGMEHNLGLTCDPIDGLVQVPCIERNTMGAVKAINASKLALQDDGTHHVHLDDVIATMHQTGLDMMSKYKETSLGGLAINVVAC, translated from the coding sequence ATGGCACACAGTATTTTCGATTTATTTAAAATTGGCGTTGGCCCGTCTAGCTCCCATACCGTCGGACCTATGGTCGCGGGTAATCGTTTTGTTGCAACATTAAAACAACAAGACCAGTTAAAGCACACTACAAGAGTTCGTATTGATTTATATGGTTCTTTGGCGTTAACCGGCCGAGGACACGCTACCGATACAGCTTGTATCTTAGGCTTAATGGCAGAAACACCAAACGAGGTCGATCCTGACAACATCCAGCCTTATATCGAAAAAGTAAAAGACAACAACAAGCTTATTCTGGCAGGTGAGCGGAGCATCGATTTTAACATGAGTGATGACTTATGCTTTAACTTTACCAAGTTCTTAGATCAACATGCCAATGGCATGCAAATTTGTGCCTATGATGAACACAAAAACACTCTGCTTAGTCGTCGTTATTTTTCTGTCGGTGGCGGTTTTGTTGTCGATGAATCTGAGCTTGTTCAACAGGAAAATGAACAAGTTTGTCTGCCTTACTCTTATGATTCTGCTCGAGAATTACTCGCTATTTGTCAACAAGAAAACAAGTCAATCGCTGAAATAATGTTAACCAACGAAAAAAAATTGGGCGATGCAGACATCAATAACAGGATATTACATATATGGCGGGTCATGGATAGCTGTATCAAACGCGGCATAAATACACCAGGGACATTACCTGGCAGTTTAAAATTAAAACGCCGTGCTCATCAAATGCACCAAAAGTTAACCGACAAAAATAACACTGACAATATTGACTCTCTAGATTGGTTAAACTTATTTGCTATGGCCACCAACGAAGAGAATGCGGCTGGCGGACGCGTGGTTACTGCACCAACCAATGGTGCTGCGGGGGTCATTCCTGCCGTTCTTGCCTGGTACTTAAAGTTTCACAGTAAAGATGATGACAAAGCAATTATCGAGTTTTTGGCTACCGCAGCCGCCATTGGTCTGTTATATCATCGCAATGCCTCTATTTCTGCCGCTGAAGTGGGTTGCCAAGGTGAAATTGGCGTCGCGTGTTCAATGGCTGCAGCGGGCTTGGCTGCCGTAATGGGGGGTACGCCCCTGCAAGTAGAAAATGCTGCTGAAATTGGCATGGAACATAACCTGGGTTTAACCTGTGATCCTATCGATGGTTTGGTACAGGTACCGTGCATAGAGCGCAACACTATGGGTGCAGTAAAAGCTATTAATGCAAGTAAACTGGCACTGCAAGATGATGGTACCCATCACGTACACCTAGATGATGTTATCGCCACCATGCACCAAACCGGTTTAGATATGATGAGTAAATATAAGGAAACTTCATTAGGTGGTTTGGCCATTAATGTGGTGGCCTGTTAA
- a CDS encoding formate dehydrogenase subunit delta, with product MSDDRLKYVVDMANQIALNLLHGKEQQQCVIEISHHINRFWAPSMRAQLAEAANHDNYQLDDMVILALREIKND from the coding sequence ATGTCAGATGATCGTTTAAAATATGTGGTAGATATGGCCAATCAAATTGCGCTTAATTTATTACATGGTAAAGAGCAACAGCAATGCGTGATTGAGATCAGTCATCACATAAATCGTTTTTGGGCGCCAAGCATGCGCGCACAGCTTGCAGAAGCAGCAAACCATGATAACTATCAACTTGATGATATGGTTATTTTAGCGTTGAGAGAAATCAAAAACGATTAA
- the fdhD gene encoding formate dehydrogenase accessory sulfurtransferase FdhD, which produces MLKHNIMAADTAVNMPTAQQQQVLRCSNNSLTTVMDDIAEETAVALIYNGISHVVMMSTPSDLYDLAIGFSLSEKIVNDVGEILDISVTEQELGVELNITVTSRAVWRLKQQRRNMTGRTGCGLCGAESLQQAMKNQRINGQRSKQPPRELSEFTNLAIQKAVTRLQAHQPLQQLTGAIHGAAWCDENGNIKLIREDIGRHNALDKLIGAISASNIVINHSSFLLISSRASYEMVSKAQAAGITMLIAVSAPTAFAINIAKNTNMTLVGFARNGRHTIYS; this is translated from the coding sequence TTGCTGAAACATAACATTATGGCAGCAGACACTGCCGTCAATATGCCGACAGCGCAGCAACAGCAAGTGCTGCGTTGTTCGAATAATTCTCTAACCACCGTGATGGATGACATCGCTGAAGAAACTGCCGTTGCTTTGATATATAACGGTATTTCTCATGTGGTGATGATGAGCACACCAAGTGATTTGTACGACTTGGCAATAGGCTTTAGTTTAAGCGAAAAAATTGTCAATGACGTTGGTGAGATACTGGACATTAGTGTTACAGAACAAGAGCTAGGAGTTGAATTAAATATCACTGTAACCAGCAGAGCGGTATGGCGTTTAAAGCAACAGCGGCGCAACATGACTGGTCGCACAGGTTGTGGTTTGTGCGGTGCAGAATCTTTACAGCAAGCGATGAAAAATCAACGAATCAATGGACAGAGAAGTAAGCAACCACCCCGAGAATTAAGCGAGTTCACCAACTTGGCGATACAAAAAGCGGTGACTCGCTTACAAGCGCATCAACCACTCCAACAACTCACCGGTGCCATTCATGGTGCTGCTTGGTGTGATGAAAACGGTAACATAAAACTTATTCGCGAAGATATTGGTCGCCACAACGCATTAGACAAACTCATTGGTGCAATCAGTGCGTCAAACATTGTCATCAACCACAGCAGTTTTTTGTTGATATCCAGCCGTGCCAGCTATGAAATGGTCAGTAAAGCACAAGCTGCAGGTATCACTATGCTGATTGCTGTTTCGGCCCCGACGGCGTTTGCGATAAACATAGCAAAAAACACTAACATGACGTTAGTGGGGTTTGCTCGTAATGGCCGTCATACAATTTACAGTTAA
- the fdhF gene encoding formate dehydrogenase subunit alpha — protein sequence MINYFDPKKEPAAVLPTDLSKDLGTPLSKSSVQVSVQIDGVNIVVPEGTSVLRAAAIADINIPKLCASDNLEAFGSCRLCAVEIEGMRGMPASCTTPVKDGMKVQTQNTKIAKLRRDVMELYISDHPLDCLTCPANGDCELQDMAGAVGLREVRYGFEGKNHLDGATDSSNPYFSFDDSKCIACSRCVRACEEVQGTFALTVEGRGFDSRISTGQDQNFIESDCVSCGACVQACPTATLTEKSVIDNGQPDHSIITTCAYCGVGCSFRADMQGDKVLRMVPDKNGQANQGHSCVKGRFAFGYATHQDRITSPMIRDNIEQDWREVSWEEALAFAAKRLTDIQKEHGRNSIGAITSSRCTNEETYLVQKLVRAVFQNNNVDTCARVCHSPTGYGLKATLNESAGTQTFESVMATDVVLIIGANPTDAHPVFGSLLKRRLRQGAKLIVADPRSIDLIDSPHTKAQHHLKLRPGTNVALINALAHVIVDEGLEDTEFINHRCDDASFQQWFEHIQDQRHSPENTMAITGVDASELRAAARLYASAKNGAIYYGLGVTEHSQGSSSVMAIANLAMVTGNIGREGVGVNPLRGQNNVQGSCDMGSFPHELPGYRHVGDENTRNLFEQEWQVSLDSEPGLRIPNMFEAAIHGDFKGLYCQGEDIAQSDPNTQHVQKALSSMQCIIVQDIFLNETAKYAHIFLPGSSFMEKNGTFTNAERRISRVRKLMPALAGKEDWQVTIELAKVLGYNMNYQHPSEIMDEIARLTPTFNGVSYQKLDQLGSLQWPCNEEAPLGTPIMHTESFVGEKGKFAITEYVPTQEKANKRFPLLLTTGRILSQYNVGAQTRRTDNQIWHDQDVLEIHPNDAEDRGINNGDWIGIASRAGTTALLAHISERVQPGVVYTTFHHPLSGANVVTTENSDWATNCPEYKVTAVQATKVDEPSQWQADYEQFSQRQEQYLKNKNGRQVAET from the coding sequence ATGATAAATTATTTCGATCCCAAAAAAGAGCCAGCTGCCGTTCTACCAACCGACCTTAGTAAAGATTTAGGCACACCTTTGTCTAAATCTAGCGTACAGGTTAGCGTACAAATTGATGGTGTAAATATTGTCGTGCCTGAAGGAACGTCGGTATTACGAGCCGCCGCTATTGCTGATATAAATATTCCTAAGCTGTGTGCCAGTGATAACTTAGAAGCCTTTGGTTCATGTCGCTTGTGTGCGGTAGAGATTGAGGGGATGCGTGGCATGCCGGCTTCTTGTACAACGCCAGTAAAAGATGGTATGAAGGTTCAAACGCAAAATACAAAAATAGCCAAATTGCGTCGCGATGTTATGGAGCTTTACATTTCAGATCATCCGTTAGATTGCCTTACCTGTCCAGCAAATGGCGATTGTGAATTACAAGATATGGCGGGTGCCGTCGGTTTACGTGAAGTACGCTATGGTTTTGAAGGCAAGAATCATCTTGATGGCGCAACTGATTCATCGAACCCCTATTTTAGCTTTGACGATTCTAAATGCATTGCCTGCTCTCGCTGTGTTAGAGCTTGTGAAGAAGTGCAAGGCACTTTTGCCTTGACGGTTGAAGGTAGAGGGTTTGATTCGCGTATAAGTACCGGTCAAGACCAGAACTTTATCGAATCTGACTGTGTGTCGTGCGGCGCCTGTGTTCAAGCCTGCCCAACTGCGACATTAACCGAAAAGTCAGTGATCGATAATGGTCAGCCAGATCACAGCATTATTACCACCTGTGCCTATTGTGGTGTTGGCTGCTCGTTCCGCGCAGACATGCAAGGCGATAAGGTGTTGAGAATGGTACCAGATAAAAATGGCCAAGCAAACCAGGGGCACTCCTGTGTTAAAGGCCGATTTGCTTTTGGTTACGCCACCCATCAGGACAGGATCACCAGCCCGATGATCCGCGATAATATCGAACAAGACTGGCGTGAAGTTAGTTGGGAAGAGGCATTAGCGTTTGCCGCTAAGCGCTTAACCGATATTCAAAAAGAACATGGTCGCAACAGCATCGGCGCTATAACATCGTCTCGCTGTACCAACGAAGAAACCTATTTGGTGCAAAAACTGGTACGTGCAGTTTTTCAAAATAATAATGTCGATACCTGCGCCCGAGTTTGTCATTCGCCAACCGGTTATGGTTTAAAAGCCACCTTAAACGAATCCGCGGGTACCCAAACCTTTGAATCAGTGATGGCAACGGATGTAGTGCTCATCATTGGCGCCAACCCAACCGACGCGCACCCGGTATTTGGTTCATTACTTAAACGCCGTTTACGCCAAGGTGCTAAGTTAATTGTTGCCGACCCGCGCAGCATAGACCTTATTGACAGCCCGCATACCAAAGCGCAACATCACCTTAAACTGCGCCCTGGTACCAACGTGGCATTGATCAATGCTCTGGCCCATGTCATTGTTGACGAAGGTCTGGAAGATACTGAGTTCATAAACCATCGTTGTGATGATGCAAGTTTTCAGCAATGGTTTGAGCATATTCAAGACCAACGCCATTCACCAGAAAACACCATGGCAATCACCGGAGTCGACGCGAGTGAATTACGCGCTGCTGCCAGACTATACGCCAGCGCTAAAAACGGTGCCATTTATTACGGTTTAGGTGTCACCGAACACTCGCAAGGCAGCTCATCAGTAATGGCAATTGCTAATTTGGCAATGGTTACCGGCAATATTGGTCGAGAAGGTGTTGGCGTGAATCCGCTGCGTGGCCAAAATAATGTGCAGGGCTCTTGTGATATGGGCTCTTTTCCACACGAGCTGCCAGGGTATCGTCATGTTGGCGATGAAAACACACGCAACTTATTTGAACAAGAATGGCAAGTATCATTAGATAGTGAGCCTGGTTTGCGCATTCCAAATATGTTCGAAGCGGCAATACATGGCGATTTTAAAGGCTTGTATTGTCAAGGTGAAGATATCGCCCAATCGGATCCAAACACTCAGCATGTACAAAAAGCATTAAGCTCGATGCAGTGTATTATTGTGCAAGATATATTTCTTAATGAAACCGCAAAATACGCTCACATATTTTTACCAGGCTCGTCATTTATGGAAAAAAATGGCACATTTACCAATGCCGAACGACGTATTTCCAGAGTGCGTAAACTTATGCCGGCCCTGGCAGGGAAGGAAGATTGGCAAGTCACTATCGAACTTGCCAAAGTACTCGGCTATAACATGAATTATCAGCACCCGAGTGAAATAATGGATGAAATAGCGCGTTTAACGCCAACGTTTAACGGTGTTAGTTACCAAAAATTAGATCAGCTTGGCTCTCTTCAATGGCCGTGCAATGAAGAGGCGCCACTGGGTACGCCAATCATGCACACTGAGAGTTTTGTTGGCGAAAAAGGCAAGTTTGCTATTACTGAATATGTGCCAACACAGGAAAAGGCGAATAAACGTTTTCCATTGTTATTAACCACAGGGCGAATTTTAAGCCAATATAATGTTGGCGCGCAAACAAGGCGTACCGACAACCAAATTTGGCACGATCAAGACGTATTGGAAATCCACCCTAATGACGCTGAAGACAGAGGTATCAATAACGGTGATTGGATAGGTATTGCCAGTCGTGCAGGCACCACGGCATTACTCGCGCACATTAGTGAACGCGTGCAGCCTGGGGTTGTTTATACCACCTTCCATCACCCATTGAGCGGCGCTAATGTGGTTACCACTGAAAATTCTGACTGGGCAACTAATTGCCCTGAATATAAAGTAACAGCAGTGCAAGCGACTAAGGTAGATGAACCGTCGCAGTGGCAAGCGGACTACGAGCAGTTCAGTCAGCGCCAGGAACAATACTTAAAAAATAAAAACGGGAGGCAAGTTGCTGAAACATAA